In one Bradyrhizobium cosmicum genomic region, the following are encoded:
- a CDS encoding cysteine rich repeat-containing protein, whose translation MSKLNLAAFVVVVAISGAASAQSSDPRGACKADYDKFCAGIVPGGGKIIACLNAKRDQLSESCKTALDGRKKK comes from the coding sequence ATGTCCAAGTTGAACCTTGCTGCTTTCGTCGTCGTTGTCGCGATCTCCGGAGCGGCTTCGGCACAGTCGTCCGATCCGCGCGGTGCATGCAAGGCGGACTATGACAAATTCTGCGCCGGCATCGTGCCGGGCGGCGGCAAGATCATCGCCTGCCTCAACGCCAAGCGCGACCAGCTCAGCGAGTCCTGCAAGACGGCGCTCGACGGCCGGAAGAAGAAGTAA
- a CDS encoding exodeoxyribonuclease III encodes MKIATFNINNINRRLPNLLAWMRAAKPDVVALQELKASDGEFPAAALEKAGYGAVWCGQKTWNGVAILARNAEPVLTRDRLPGKPDDHEARYIEAAVRGVIVTSLYLPNGNPQPGPKFDYKLDWFARLRRHAKTFIKQDLPVVLAGDYNVAPDTIDIYPTRSWDKDALIQPKSRAAFASLVEQGWCDAIRELNPEKHIYTFWDYKRNRWPRDAGLRLDHLLLSPALVSRLAKAGVDKKVRGEDGASDHAPAWVVLKQR; translated from the coding sequence ATGAAGATTGCGACATTCAACATCAACAACATCAATCGCCGCCTGCCCAATCTGTTGGCATGGATGCGCGCGGCAAAGCCCGATGTCGTCGCGCTTCAGGAATTGAAGGCAAGTGATGGCGAATTTCCGGCGGCCGCGCTCGAAAAGGCCGGCTATGGTGCGGTCTGGTGTGGACAGAAGACCTGGAACGGCGTCGCCATCCTCGCCCGCAATGCCGAGCCTGTGCTGACTCGCGATCGCCTGCCCGGGAAGCCTGACGATCACGAGGCGCGCTACATCGAGGCCGCGGTGCGCGGCGTCATCGTCACCAGCCTCTATCTGCCAAACGGCAATCCGCAGCCAGGTCCGAAATTCGACTACAAGCTCGACTGGTTCGCGCGCCTCAGGCGCCACGCCAAGACCTTCATCAAGCAGGATCTGCCTGTGGTGCTCGCCGGCGACTACAACGTCGCGCCTGATACGATCGACATCTATCCGACCCGCTCATGGGACAAGGATGCCCTGATCCAGCCCAAGAGCCGCGCAGCGTTCGCGTCGCTCGTCGAACAAGGCTGGTGCGATGCGATCCGCGAGCTGAATCCGGAGAAACACATCTACACGTTCTGGGACTACAAGCGGAACCGCTGGCCGCGTGATGCGGGCCTGCGGCTCGACCACCTCCTGCTCAGCCCTGCCCTCGTCTCACGGCTGGCGAAAGCCGGAGTCGACAAGAAGGTTCGCGGCGAGGATGGCGCCAGCGATCACGCGCCGGCATGGGTGGTGCTGAAGCAACGTTGA
- a CDS encoding FadR/GntR family transcriptional regulator encodes MELKRAAEGEKGFEKVFAFLRERLLAGSLKPGDRLISERELATLLGVSRPIVREALRALTVLGIVEIRDRIGTVVTRPDVSVLNDFFTFALAQQADMLDDVMQARVAIECQAIRLACERANIADFERLQRALAKIGDTIDEADAGGMADFEFHRAIVVASHSETLTVLHGSLAGLLTHSHRSRRDLVQAFPSMKTYLIDDHRRIFDAIIARDPERADATLRKHFAIGNEYRRRAVVGDIDKTSASR; translated from the coding sequence ATGGAGCTCAAGCGAGCCGCTGAGGGAGAAAAAGGGTTCGAGAAGGTGTTCGCCTTCCTGCGCGAGCGCCTGCTTGCAGGCTCGCTGAAGCCGGGCGACCGCCTGATCTCCGAGCGCGAGCTGGCAACCCTCCTCGGCGTCAGCCGGCCGATCGTCCGCGAGGCGCTTCGCGCCCTCACCGTGCTCGGCATCGTCGAGATCCGCGACCGCATCGGTACCGTGGTGACGAGACCGGACGTCTCGGTGCTGAACGACTTCTTCACCTTCGCCCTCGCCCAGCAGGCGGACATGCTCGATGACGTCATGCAGGCGCGCGTCGCGATCGAATGCCAGGCGATCCGCCTCGCCTGCGAGCGCGCCAACATTGCCGATTTCGAACGGCTGCAGCGCGCACTGGCGAAGATCGGGGACACCATCGACGAGGCCGATGCCGGCGGCATGGCCGACTTCGAATTTCATCGCGCCATCGTCGTGGCCTCGCATTCGGAGACGTTGACGGTCTTGCACGGCTCGCTGGCGGGTCTGCTGACGCACTCGCATCGCAGCCGCCGCGACTTGGTACAGGCCTTCCCATCGATGAAGACGTACCTCATCGACGACCACCGGCGCATCTTCGACGCGATCATCGCGCGCGACCCCGAACGCGCCGACGCGACGCTGCGCAAGCATTTTGCCATCGGCAACGAATACCGCAGGCGCGCCGTCGTCGGCGACATCGACAAGACCAGCGCCTCGCGCTGA
- a CDS encoding NAD(P)-dependent oxidoreductase, translated as MGRNDKGSVGFIGIGTMGLEMVRNLLKAGHAVHAFDLNEAAVTDIVKDGATRAKSPADAAQGADIVITMLPDTPHVEATVYGEHGLLKSPPPGKLIVDMSTISPVAVRRIHGDLQKIGVSFIDAPVSGGPVGAKNAALSIMAGGDASAFAQAEPFFRAMGTTITHVGASGAGQTVKLCNQLICGINIQAICEALALGRASGLDLNLLRRVLLGGSAASWMLDKLGPAMIAGDVSAGFRIDLQLKDLRLVQEHAQALSVPLPGTALVTSQYVDARARGEGNNGNQALFRVYDRMTNQTTG; from the coding sequence ATGGGACGGAACGACAAGGGCAGCGTCGGCTTCATCGGCATCGGCACGATGGGCCTGGAGATGGTGCGTAACCTTCTGAAGGCCGGGCACGCGGTGCACGCATTCGATCTCAACGAGGCCGCCGTAACGGATATCGTCAAGGACGGCGCGACCCGCGCCAAGAGCCCGGCCGATGCTGCGCAAGGCGCCGACATCGTCATCACCATGCTACCCGACACGCCCCATGTCGAAGCGACCGTTTACGGCGAGCACGGACTGCTGAAGTCGCCCCCACCCGGCAAGCTCATTGTCGACATGAGCACGATCTCGCCGGTCGCGGTCCGCCGCATCCATGGCGATCTGCAAAAAATCGGCGTTAGCTTCATCGACGCGCCGGTCTCGGGTGGCCCGGTGGGCGCCAAGAACGCCGCACTCTCGATCATGGCCGGCGGCGATGCGAGCGCCTTCGCGCAGGCCGAGCCGTTCTTCCGCGCTATGGGCACGACCATCACGCATGTCGGCGCGTCCGGCGCGGGGCAAACGGTGAAGCTCTGCAACCAGCTGATCTGCGGCATCAACATCCAGGCCATCTGCGAGGCGCTCGCGCTTGGCCGCGCTTCGGGCCTCGATCTCAATCTGCTGCGCCGGGTGCTGCTCGGCGGCTCCGCTGCCTCCTGGATGCTCGACAAGCTCGGCCCCGCGATGATCGCGGGCGACGTCTCCGCCGGCTTCCGGATCGATCTGCAGCTCAAGGACCTCCGCCTGGTGCAGGAACACGCCCAGGCGCTGAGCGTGCCGCTGCCGGGCACGGCGCTCGTCACCAGCCAATATGTGGACGCGCGCGCACGCGGCGAAGGCAACAATGGCAACCAGGCGCTGTTCCGCGTCTATGACCGCATGACCAACCAGACCACCGGCTGA
- a CDS encoding amino acid ABC transporter permease yields the protein MSLQLDFPAVLERWPSFLGGAALTLELAAFATVLGALFGTLAAVGRGSHNALIAGACKVYVESIRNTPLLVQIFLVYFGLASLGLKLSAFTVAVAALTINVGAYTAEIMRAGFEAIPRGQIEAAEGLALSRLQIYWHIILLPAVEKVYPALTSQFVLLMLASSVCSQISAEELTAVANYIQSDTYRAFETYIIVAVLYIILSLVMRAGFWGLGLVLFPRRRRLGTPL from the coding sequence ATGAGCCTCCAACTCGACTTTCCCGCAGTGCTGGAGCGTTGGCCGAGTTTTCTCGGCGGCGCGGCGCTGACGCTGGAGTTGGCGGCTTTTGCGACCGTGCTCGGCGCCCTGTTCGGCACGCTCGCCGCGGTCGGCCGCGGCTCGCACAACGCGCTGATCGCGGGCGCCTGCAAAGTCTACGTCGAGTCGATCCGCAACACGCCGCTGCTGGTGCAGATCTTCCTGGTCTATTTCGGCCTCGCCAGCCTGGGGCTGAAACTCTCGGCCTTCACCGTGGCAGTGGCCGCGCTGACCATCAATGTCGGCGCCTACACCGCCGAGATCATGCGCGCGGGCTTCGAGGCGATTCCACGCGGACAGATCGAGGCCGCCGAAGGGCTGGCGCTGTCACGCCTGCAGATCTACTGGCACATCATCCTGTTGCCGGCGGTCGAGAAGGTCTATCCGGCGCTGACCAGCCAGTTCGTGCTGCTGATGCTGGCCTCCTCGGTCTGCTCGCAGATCTCGGCCGAGGAGCTCACGGCGGTCGCCAACTATATTCAGTCGGACACCTACCGCGCGTTCGAGACCTACATCATCGTCGCCGTGCTCTACATCATCCTGTCGCTGGTGATGCGCGCCGGCTTCTGGGGCCTCGGCCTCGTGCTGTTCCCGCGCCGTCGCCGGCTCGGCACACCGCTGTGA
- a CDS encoding amino acid ABC transporter permease yields the protein MTMGGHLNINHLIFLGQGALWTIGLSVIALIGGGIVGFVIALARISPLKSVRIASAVYVQLIQGTPLLVILFLGYFGLAAIGLKVSSLTAAGASLTLYVAAYLGEIWRGCIQSVPKPQWEAAEGLALSRTQRMRKVILPQAIRIATPPTVGFMVQIIKNTSLASVVGFVELMRSGQIVNNSLFEPFVIYAIIAAAYFAMCYPLSLFSQKLEKRMGRGRSTLAPA from the coding sequence ATGACCATGGGCGGACATCTCAATATCAACCACCTGATCTTCCTCGGCCAGGGCGCGCTTTGGACCATTGGTCTATCCGTGATCGCGCTGATCGGCGGCGGCATCGTGGGCTTCGTGATCGCACTGGCGCGCATCTCGCCGCTCAAATCGGTGCGCATCGCCAGCGCCGTCTATGTTCAGCTCATCCAGGGCACGCCGCTGCTGGTCATCCTGTTTCTCGGCTATTTCGGCCTCGCCGCGATCGGCCTCAAGGTCTCCTCGCTCACGGCCGCCGGCGCTTCGCTCACGCTCTATGTCGCCGCCTATCTCGGCGAGATCTGGCGCGGCTGCATTCAGTCGGTGCCGAAGCCGCAATGGGAGGCCGCCGAAGGCCTCGCCCTGAGCCGGACCCAGCGCATGAGGAAAGTGATACTCCCGCAGGCGATCCGCATCGCGACGCCGCCCACCGTCGGCTTCATGGTGCAGATCATCAAGAATACCTCGCTTGCCTCCGTCGTCGGCTTCGTCGAGCTGATGCGCTCGGGCCAGATCGTCAACAACTCGCTGTTCGAGCCGTTCGTCATCTACGCCATCATCGCCGCCGCCTATTTCGCCATGTGCTATCCCCTGTCGCTGTTCAGCCAGAAGCTGGAGAAGCGGATGGGGCGTGGCAGATCCACCCTCGCGCCAGCCTGA
- a CDS encoding amino acid ABC transporter ATP-binding protein: protein MQQNPPSSDPIVSLRDVQKSFGPLRVLDGVSFAVERGEVLALIGRSGSGKSTALRCIDRFEKVDGGEIVVCGHRVDRPDVNLRALRQDVGIVFQSYNLFPHLTIEQNITLAPSAVKGMTTSQAKDLARNVLAQVGLEEKLHAYPEQLSGGQQQRAAIARSLAMQPKVMLFDEVTSALDPELTGEVLKVIEQLAADGMTMVMVTHEMGFAKGIADRIVFMRRGKVHETGPASILTSPTTPELTQFVGTGNLKS, encoded by the coding sequence ATGCAGCAAAACCCGCCCTCCTCCGACCCGATCGTATCGCTTCGCGACGTGCAGAAGAGCTTTGGCCCGCTCCGGGTGCTCGACGGCGTCTCCTTTGCCGTCGAACGCGGCGAGGTGCTGGCGCTGATCGGCCGCTCTGGCTCCGGCAAGAGCACGGCGCTGCGCTGCATCGACCGCTTCGAGAAGGTCGACGGCGGCGAGATCGTCGTGTGCGGGCACCGCGTTGACCGCCCGGATGTCAACCTGCGCGCGCTGCGCCAGGACGTCGGCATCGTGTTCCAGAGCTACAATTTGTTTCCGCATCTCACGATCGAGCAAAACATCACGCTGGCGCCCAGTGCCGTGAAGGGCATGACGACGTCGCAGGCCAAGGACCTCGCGCGAAACGTGCTGGCGCAGGTCGGGCTCGAGGAGAAGCTGCACGCCTACCCGGAGCAGCTTTCCGGCGGCCAGCAGCAGCGTGCCGCGATCGCCCGCTCGCTCGCCATGCAACCGAAGGTCATGCTGTTCGACGAGGTCACCTCCGCGCTCGATCCGGAGCTCACCGGGGAAGTGCTCAAGGTGATCGAGCAGCTGGCGGCTGATGGCATGACCATGGTGATGGTGACCCACGAGATGGGCTTTGCCAAGGGCATCGCCGACCGGATCGTCTTCATGCGTCGCGGCAAGGTTCACGAGACCGGACCTGCCTCGATCCTGACGTCGCCGACGACCCCCGAACTCACGCAATTCGTGGGTACGGGAAACTTAAAATCATAA
- a CDS encoding transporter substrate-binding domain-containing protein: MTNKTLLGAAAALCGLIMIAATPASADLLDDITQAKKIRISTDLAIPPSGMMDSNMKPTGSDVEVAQLLAKDWGLELEFIQTTGATRIPNVLTGKADIIISTLSVTPDRAKVIDFTKRYATLQSDVGCLKASTVKDWPDLKDKSIGVSRGTTQDTTLSNMKDKDLKISRYDDDATMVTAAVSGQVDCVASSATIINQIGVKNLSRVFESRIPLATFDLAIGLKKGEQRLMDKLNAWITENVKNGKLNTIYKKFHGVELPPDMRS; this comes from the coding sequence ATGACCAACAAAACATTGCTGGGCGCTGCCGCCGCACTGTGCGGCCTCATCATGATAGCGGCGACGCCGGCATCGGCCGATTTGCTCGATGATATCACGCAGGCCAAGAAGATCCGTATATCGACCGACCTCGCCATCCCGCCCTCGGGCATGATGGACTCCAATATGAAGCCGACCGGCTCCGACGTCGAGGTGGCGCAGCTGCTCGCCAAGGACTGGGGGCTCGAGCTCGAGTTCATCCAGACCACCGGCGCAACCCGTATCCCGAACGTCCTGACCGGCAAGGCCGACATCATCATCTCGACACTGTCGGTGACGCCCGACCGCGCCAAGGTGATCGATTTCACCAAGCGTTATGCGACGCTGCAATCCGACGTCGGCTGCCTGAAAGCATCGACGGTCAAGGACTGGCCCGACCTCAAGGACAAGTCGATCGGCGTCTCCCGCGGCACCACGCAGGACACGACCCTGTCCAACATGAAGGACAAGGACCTCAAGATCTCCCGTTACGACGACGACGCCACCATGGTGACGGCGGCGGTGTCCGGTCAGGTCGACTGCGTCGCCTCGTCCGCGACGATCATCAACCAGATCGGCGTGAAGAACCTCTCACGCGTGTTCGAGTCCCGGATACCGCTGGCCACCTTCGACCTTGCCATCGGCCTGAAGAAGGGTGAGCAGCGCTTGATGGACAAGCTCAACGCCTGGATCACCGAGAACGTCAAGAACGGCAAGCTCAACACGATCTACAAGAAATTCCACGGCGTCGAGCTGCCGCCGGACATGCGCAGCTAA
- the rpiB gene encoding ribose 5-phosphate isomerase B: protein MRLVIGSDHAGWPLKQTVIDHIRSLGHDVVDVGSYDDKPVDFPDIARAVAQKVTSGEAARGIMVCGTGVGASIAANKMKGIRAAVCHDIHSAHQCVEHDDVNVMCIGAQIVGAWLAVDLVSSYLSAEFSTDEDFRRRVEKLRVMDEQG from the coding sequence ATGCGTCTCGTCATCGGATCCGACCACGCCGGCTGGCCGCTCAAGCAGACCGTCATCGACCACATCCGCAGCCTCGGCCACGACGTCGTCGACGTCGGCTCCTATGACGACAAGCCGGTGGACTTCCCCGACATCGCACGCGCCGTGGCGCAGAAGGTGACATCGGGCGAGGCAGCGCGCGGCATCATGGTTTGCGGCACAGGCGTCGGTGCCTCGATCGCCGCCAACAAGATGAAGGGTATCCGCGCCGCGGTCTGCCACGACATTCACTCCGCCCATCAGTGCGTCGAGCATGACGACGTCAACGTCATGTGCATCGGCGCGCAGATCGTCGGCGCGTGGCTTGCCGTCGATCTCGTCTCCTCCTATCTCTCCGCCGAATTTTCGACCGATGAGGATTTCCGCCGCCGCGTCGAGAAGCTGCGCGTGATGGACGAGCAAGGCTGA
- a CDS encoding sulfite exporter TauE/SafE family protein, with the protein MAFLFVLTVGLLAGTISGIVGTGSSIMLMPVLVYAYGPKEAVPIMAVASVMANFSRILAWWREVDWRACAAYSVTGIPAAALGARTLLALPSHAVDLAIGSFLIAMVPVRHWLAQHDLKANLWHLAIGGAIIGYLTGIVVSTGPLSVPLFLFYGLSQGAFLATEAASSLGLYFAKSVTFERFGALTGDVFVKGLVAGSSLMSGAFIAKRFVLHLKPEMFRLVMDAIMIAAGLSMIWNAAQT; encoded by the coding sequence TTGGCTTTTCTGTTCGTCCTCACCGTCGGCCTGCTCGCCGGCACCATCTCAGGCATCGTCGGCACGGGATCGTCGATCATGCTGATGCCGGTGCTTGTCTATGCCTATGGGCCGAAGGAGGCCGTGCCGATCATGGCGGTCGCCTCCGTCATGGCGAATTTTTCGCGAATCCTGGCCTGGTGGCGCGAGGTCGACTGGCGGGCCTGCGCGGCCTATTCGGTGACAGGCATTCCCGCCGCCGCGCTCGGGGCGCGGACGCTGCTGGCGCTGCCCTCGCATGCCGTCGATCTGGCCATCGGCAGCTTTCTGATCGCGATGGTGCCGGTGCGGCACTGGCTGGCGCAGCACGATCTTAAGGCCAATCTCTGGCACCTCGCCATCGGCGGCGCGATCATCGGCTATCTCACCGGCATCGTGGTCTCGACGGGCCCGCTCAGCGTGCCGCTGTTCCTGTTCTACGGGCTCAGCCAGGGCGCTTTCCTCGCCACCGAAGCCGCCTCTTCGCTCGGCCTCTACTTCGCGAAATCCGTGACGTTCGAGCGTTTCGGCGCGCTGACCGGCGACGTCTTCGTGAAGGGCCTGGTCGCAGGCTCCTCCCTGATGTCAGGCGCCTTCATCGCCAAACGCTTCGTGCTGCATCTGAAGCCAGAGATGTTCCGCCTGGTGATGGACGCGATCATGATCGCTGCCGGGCTCTCGATGATCTGGAATGCAGCGCAGACGTAA
- a CDS encoding putative bifunctional diguanylate cyclase/phosphodiesterase, protein MRNGNDMTDPGRNETPAPSRSRSVVRAMIWATVPVLLVVQLLASAGVEVSSFWSQIRQLDARVARVAESRAELIAEPLWKMRYDQVTNVLNEIMHDETIAAAAVYDDTGVAIARVVARPSDQSVAEVSRPINYRNGNIAVQAGRIAIVYSYATVYTDTSSQLMLLIVVGLLATLATVVALRISANIFIGKPLAAIMSAIQRSKQDGRAYPADIKSSNEFGQLARAFNSMQHTTSGALDRLGHMASHDPLTGLPNRRSMSERLVTLSSDAGSLDSLIAFCFIDLDDFKGINDTFGHDAGDKFLVHISERLREAVEPQDWVARLGGDEFVVIRPEVSNAATAQAFARQLLNAISEPIRLHDKQVIPRASIGLAVRRAGDPELSHLPALADIALYHAKSKAPGTVAVLDEALQRDYRRRRDLELAIPTGFAEGQFEVWYQSLVDLESQAVVGLEALIRWRHPEHGVIGPGEFLPLIERSGNNARLTRYVLTDACRALRRLASAGRPQIRIAINLPPSELADHSLAAELRETCARFDVAPSSLELEITEGSLINNIASASETLHRLRRLGATIALDDFGTGYSSLAHLRRFPLDKVKIDKAFISEIPGSAEDQAIVGVIASLAGTLGLTLVAEGIERAEQAQAMREMGVTLGQGFLYQRPQPIEAVLQWLEGQAVPESRILAESPPIAPEFAA, encoded by the coding sequence ATGCGAAACGGTAACGACATGACCGATCCGGGTCGCAACGAGACGCCGGCGCCTTCACGCTCCCGCTCGGTGGTCCGGGCGATGATCTGGGCCACGGTGCCGGTGCTGCTGGTGGTGCAACTGCTCGCGTCCGCCGGCGTCGAGGTCTCGAGTTTCTGGTCGCAGATCAGGCAACTGGACGCTCGCGTTGCCCGCGTCGCCGAGAGCCGCGCCGAGCTGATCGCCGAGCCGCTCTGGAAAATGCGCTACGACCAGGTCACGAACGTGCTCAACGAAATCATGCACGACGAGACCATTGCCGCGGCGGCGGTCTACGACGACACCGGGGTTGCGATCGCGCGTGTGGTGGCGCGTCCGTCGGATCAGTCCGTCGCGGAAGTGTCGCGTCCGATCAACTATCGCAACGGCAACATCGCCGTTCAGGCCGGCCGCATCGCGATCGTCTATTCCTATGCGACCGTTTATACGGATACCAGCAGCCAGCTGATGCTGCTGATCGTCGTCGGCCTGCTCGCAACGCTCGCGACCGTGGTCGCTTTGCGGATTTCGGCCAACATCTTCATCGGCAAGCCGCTCGCCGCGATCATGTCCGCGATCCAGCGCAGCAAGCAGGACGGCCGCGCGTATCCGGCGGACATCAAATCCTCGAACGAGTTTGGTCAGCTCGCGCGTGCCTTCAATTCCATGCAGCACACCACGTCGGGTGCGCTCGACCGGCTCGGCCACATGGCCTCGCACGATCCGCTCACGGGGCTGCCCAATCGCCGCTCGATGTCCGAGCGACTCGTGACCTTGAGCAGCGATGCCGGCTCGCTGGACTCCCTGATCGCGTTCTGCTTCATCGATCTCGATGACTTCAAGGGCATCAACGACACTTTCGGCCATGATGCCGGCGACAAGTTCCTGGTGCACATCTCCGAGCGACTGCGTGAGGCGGTCGAGCCACAGGACTGGGTCGCGCGGCTCGGCGGCGACGAATTCGTCGTCATCCGTCCCGAGGTCAGCAACGCAGCGACCGCACAGGCGTTTGCGCGCCAGTTGCTGAATGCCATCTCCGAGCCGATCCGCCTGCACGACAAGCAGGTCATTCCGCGCGCCAGCATCGGCCTTGCGGTGCGCCGCGCCGGCGATCCCGAGCTGTCGCACCTGCCGGCGCTTGCCGACATCGCGCTCTACCATGCCAAGAGCAAGGCGCCCGGCACCGTCGCGGTGCTCGACGAAGCGCTGCAGCGCGACTACCGCCGCCGCCGCGATCTCGAGCTCGCCATTCCTACGGGTTTCGCCGAGGGGCAATTCGAGGTCTGGTATCAGAGCCTGGTCGATCTCGAGAGCCAGGCCGTCGTCGGCCTCGAGGCGCTCATTCGCTGGCGTCATCCCGAGCATGGCGTGATCGGCCCCGGCGAATTCCTGCCGCTGATCGAGCGCAGCGGCAACAATGCGCGGTTGACGCGCTATGTGCTGACCGATGCCTGCCGCGCGCTGCGGCGCCTCGCGTCCGCGGGCAGGCCGCAGATCCGGATCGCGATCAACCTGCCGCCGTCCGAGCTCGCCGACCACTCGCTCGCCGCCGAGCTGCGCGAGACCTGTGCGCGCTTCGATGTTGCGCCTTCGTCCCTGGAACTCGAGATCACCGAGGGCTCGCTGATCAACAATATCGCCAGCGCTTCCGAGACGCTGCACCGCCTGCGGCGCCTCGGCGCGACCATCGCGCTCGACGATTTCGGCACCGGCTACAGCTCGCTCGCCCATCTCAGGCGCTTCCCGCTGGACAAGGTCAAGATCGACAAGGCCTTCATCAGCGAGATTCCCGGCAGCGCGGAGGACCAGGCGATCGTCGGGGTCATCGCATCGCTCGCCGGCACTTTGGGGCTCACGCTGGTCGCCGAAGGCATCGAGCGGGCCGAGCAGGCGCAGGCCATGCGCGAGATGGGCGTGACGCTCGGGCAGGGCTTTCTCTATCAGCGGCCGCAGCCGATCGAGGCCGTGCTGCAATGGCTCGAGGGACAGGCGGTGCCCGAAAGCCGCATCCTTGCCGAGAGCCCGCCGATCGCGCCGGAATTTGCCGCCTGA
- a CDS encoding ABC transporter substrate-binding protein, with product MTAFLRILLAVGMACGVLAPVSRAVAVDARPLDIVFVNPGKTGEVYWDMVAQTMQAAGRKLDARVEVLTSERNYRTMQELGLGVVARTDKPDFLILSNEESAAVPILEAAEAAGVKTLLLSNTLIGNDAARLGAPRQILKTWLGDITTDLQTAGARMANALIGRARAEKWQSADGKIHILGIGGDEITPSSIARNAGLQLAVAAAPDVVVDRMLFANWTQSEAEQVTMNYLSWASRKGIRPAGIWAGNDPMALGAIKAASTAGLAPGEDIQVVGLNWSEDALRAIRAGRLLMTDGGHFLLGGWSIVLLRDYADGCDFAVASPHVEVKTSAITRANLASVGDLIKARAFDRIDFTRFRAKAGRCGQYDFSSDALISSLAPLEGTAD from the coding sequence ATGACGGCATTTTTGCGCATATTGCTCGCTGTGGGCATGGCCTGCGGCGTTCTCGCGCCCGTCAGCCGGGCCGTCGCCGTCGATGCAAGGCCGCTCGACATCGTTTTCGTCAATCCCGGCAAGACCGGCGAGGTCTACTGGGACATGGTCGCGCAGACCATGCAGGCGGCCGGACGAAAGCTCGATGCACGTGTCGAGGTGCTCACCAGCGAGCGCAATTACCGCACCATGCAGGAATTGGGGCTCGGTGTGGTAGCGCGCACCGACAAGCCGGATTTTCTCATCCTGTCGAACGAGGAATCCGCAGCCGTTCCGATCCTGGAGGCTGCCGAAGCTGCCGGCGTCAAGACGCTGTTGTTGTCGAACACGCTGATCGGTAACGATGCGGCGCGTCTCGGAGCGCCGCGCCAAATCCTCAAAACCTGGCTCGGCGATATCACGACCGATCTCCAGACCGCGGGGGCCCGGATGGCCAACGCCCTGATCGGCAGGGCGCGCGCCGAAAAATGGCAGAGCGCTGACGGCAAGATCCACATTCTCGGCATCGGCGGCGACGAAATCACGCCGTCATCGATCGCCCGCAATGCCGGTCTCCAGCTTGCGGTCGCGGCCGCGCCTGATGTGGTGGTGGACCGGATGCTGTTCGCCAACTGGACGCAGTCCGAGGCCGAGCAGGTCACAATGAATTATCTGAGCTGGGCCTCGCGCAAGGGGATTCGGCCCGCCGGCATCTGGGCCGGAAACGATCCGATGGCGCTCGGAGCTATCAAGGCCGCCTCGACGGCGGGCCTGGCGCCCGGCGAGGATATCCAGGTGGTCGGCCTCAACTGGTCGGAGGACGCGCTGCGCGCGATCAGGGCGGGCCGCCTGCTTATGACGGACGGCGGCCACTTCCTGCTCGGCGGCTGGTCGATCGTGCTCTTGCGCGACTATGCCGATGGCTGCGATTTCGCAGTCGCTTCCCCTCATGTCGAGGTCAAGACATCCGCGATCACCCGCGCCAACCTTGCCTCGGTCGGCGACCTCATCAAGGCCCGTGCCTTCGACAGGATCGATTTCACCCGGTTCAGGGCGAAGGCAGGACGCTGCGGCCAGTACGATTTCTCCAGCGATGCGCTGATCTCGTCGCTGGCGCCCCTGGAAGGTACTGCTGACTGA